accgtgttcaaaaatgttattttatacAACTATTTAATATGggtaaatgttaaaaatatacagtactttttatttaaaacaaatatttaattataaaaagtaaaaaaagtttgaaacgTTTGTACTGACATTATAATTTTTGGGTTGTCTTCAAACATTTAGATTAGTGGTCATGGTCAAATacgtttaaatatatataagggATTAGGTTGGTACATCTAtccttattatatattttttggggGTTTTTTCTCTTCTAAACGCTTTAAGTGGTAAGAAAATATGGATTTTCATGGACTTCGAGGTTACTAGACATGACAATTAGGACCGAAGCCCTCAGTCCGAGTCCGCCCAACCTTAAAAATTACCGGGCTTTGGCTTTGTTTTATAAGCCCCAAAAAATCTAGGTCTTTCGAACTAATCCTATTTGGACTTTGGGTATTTTGGGCATAAACCCGTTTGAGCTAAAACTGgccgaaaaatccgaaattttatACTTTAGCTTAAATATTATCGTTATTGCAATCCAAACGATTATTAGTATTGacattattttgatatttttatccaaactctaataaagaaaatataaaagttattaaTGATTTTATTGTTCGACCATTACAAgtgttacattttaaattttataaatgtacattcttttttcttgtacaatatgtttttttcaatatataaagtatgaAACGTTTGGtcatgtttatcataaattttgttttcttacatgtttagttttaatttatattttattatttaaatattattaaatttggtttgattttaatatgttttcaaagcatacgaaaaaattaaaatattttgataaaaaagaaaagtttatactaattttatattttaaaacaaaaaaaaagaaactgttttttaatgaaaatcaTAATGTATAAAACGATGGAAGTTacaatgacaaattatttttcgaaaagtCCAAAAAAGCCCAAAAAACAATATAGCCCTATAAGGGCCGGACCAGACTTTGAATTCTATACCTGTCCGAATTGAGACTTTTAGTGGTGATTAGTCTTTAGATCTAAAAAATCTTTGGAATAACACCTTgattatcaaaaaaacaaaaaaaaaggcaaaaagTATTCAAACTTTAAAAATCAGACTGGTCAAAAGTCTTaacaattttatgaaaatattgcattaagtataaatatattctcTGGCAACTAATTCTCATCCTCTATACTATATTTGCGAATTGATTTATACATATGTCCTCTCGACAATCATTCTCGCtgaaaaaaaagatgacatggCTAACAAGATTGATGACATAGCTTATAATTAATATGACATAGACAATCACATTTATTActgacatatatttttggtaaactttatagaatatgacaataactaatacattacatttaatgttgatttatatttttgttaaactttttaaaatatggtaataattcataaatcatcaataaaataaatatattaaaatatgcattataaatttcaaaataaattatttaattgtatttttataattatacaatttttattactaatattttcaaaattttttacatctttttaaaaaaattaataaattattaattgtaatttcattagtttcttttagatatctacaaattttataaatattgtttagttataattttcaataactatataattttatatgattttttagtaattttatacaagttgatttaatacaTTTAACCAAAGTAAACAGATAAATTGTTTATCTaagattcaaattttaaatatattacatatatattattaaatgtaatttaaaataaacaattttttttttaattttatgcttaaataatcaactttatatcaaatattagtcaaaaataataaaatatatgatattaataaatttcatttttaatataatttaatttttaaaaaaattatcactgCACATGGTACaggaaaacaaataatatttaagGTAAACAaaagttgctcaaaaaaaaagttaaaacaaaaattaaatctaCAATTTTTTCTCCGTCTAGTACCATTTAGCAAAGCCGGAAAAAGAAGCATTTTGATTTTTGACTGTTGactaaaaagagaaataaatcgGTGCATTAATTCTCTGTCTTTTTCCTTATGTCATCTAATTTTATATGCTATACAAACGAAATCGTGGCATCGGCTTatatggaagtcgtccatctttgtttgttaaaaaaaaaaattcgatatGACTTTCATGTAAATTATCTACagtaaacgggttagttttacATTTAATCTGATTGTGTTAGAAATGTGACTTTTTCTGGACGGTCGTCCAGTagaaaagtaacaaaaaaaacaatatttttgataCCTAGACGATAtccatgtaagtcttctcaggttagttttgcaactgaaaaataaaataaattttttttttcaagacaacttacacggaagtcgtccgtccgccgacttacacggaagtcgtccgtccaccgacttacatggaagtcatcCAAGATAGGCAAGGTTTGACCATAATCTCGGAATAAAAGCATGGACGACtttcatgtaagtcgtctagaaaaaaataaatttttatgttttatttttcaattgcaaaactaacctgagacgacttacataaAAATCGtcaagatataacaaaatattaattttttaattttctacttgaCGACTtatggtaagtcgtccaggaaaagttaAATTTCGAACATAATACGATCAAATGTAAAACTAACTCGTTcaacctagacgacttccatggaagtcgtctcgaattttttttttacaaacaaagatggacgacttccatgtatgTCGTCtctaaaaacacatttaaaagttaattacaaaactaacctctacatcgaccagacgacttccatgtaagtcatctaCAACCAGAAGACTTACCTGGAAATCGTCTGGGCGAatagatctggaaaaaaaaactgatttcatagtttcaaccagtgatataacttgtttagcacatATAAGTCTTCTCCAAtcacccagaatctcaaacaaaagtgatccaccaagaatcgtaagcttcaatggctctatgaaccataaaaaaatttcgaatcaaaatcttgggttttttggatgaatatagagagaaagtgaaagagatgttgtttttagttcataagaattgagaaagaatAAGTGTAAATGGATTTGAGGTGCATCAAGAGCTTCAAATtagttgttcatggtggttggtatattgatgacaatgacaatctagtaaatacttgaagatgatgaggttgagagagtaaaaatatcatttctgaaagaaaaaatacatgaataatctaaacttgtggggtgaatagggcaaatgAAATGTCCAAAAAAACATAGGTTAATTTTGTgattgactttgagttttgagtcaattttgcaaaaaaacagtttattttaataacataatatatttttgataatattttggttcatttaaaaaaaaatatcgaatatgaaataacataaTCCTATTAGTTGGTGAACATAGAGATTCACCCTAAAGGGTGAAATTAGGGTGAACTCAAGAATAAGTcaacaaaaaatatgatatggaTCTTTGTTAATTATGACATGGTataaaattagttatgacaTAGTTCAAttatagaaatgaaaaatttaaagtaataaGTAAAACAAgcaaattaataacaaaataaaatattcatttgtttattgaaatttatattttttcaatgtTCCAAATGAGAATTTAAATGGTATAAATGTAACTTTactatatttaagttttatgaaataaattattttggatACCGctcatatttatgattttattaaatataatatatatacatggtattataattcatgtttaagatataaaataataaaatatagataaacaTATGTAAATAGTTTTACGGTATTTTTTATtctgtaaataatattttctgtggaaactacttatatttttatctacaaaatttatctactgttacaaaaaatatttttaaatatatactattgcgtttaaataattatatcattcattttaaataatacCATATATACTATTTACCAATTAATTGTTTTAGTCTAAAATCACTATATGAAAAAATGAtgacataaattatttttaaaatgtgatatatatTGATCATTATTTTACAACagtaaaaatgtataaaaattattatttcataaaaataaaattattcatttaaacTAAATGCATAAACTAAGTAGAAtctcaattaaaaataattactttttagtttaaaaatgaaaaaataattaaataaaattaatataataaattattttaaaaaagttattatgTTTGCGCATGGCATAGGAAAACACATagttaatgtttaaaattagaaGTCTATTAATTAAAAAGTCCATCAGCATCCAAAAATAACATGCAGTACCAAGTACTGACCAAGGTTGTATTGAAGTTTCATCGGATGTCCACTTCCCGCTCAGAACCTCGTGGAAGTTTATGGAATCTCGCTTTCAAAAcgcttataaaatattttctttaaacaacgTTTGAAGCTTATGATTCCATTTTGGAATCacacttctatttttttttgagaaaaacacAATGtcataaatcaataaaaaatataaaattatagtttttaatttatataaaatccaaattttaataaCAACAAAGtagagaaaatataaatataaaaatatgaaaactaatactataaattatatttatccattgaggtttttattaaagatatatatatatatatataatattcaaatatatttttccaattatttatgaagtattaaaaataattaatataataatttcttttaaacttaagttatgtgtattttcacaattttaatatgaaatcatttcaaaattattataaatgaataaatgttgtattttaaatgtaaatcatataagttgtagttttaaaatttatataattttcttatattttaatgtatatatatatatggatatacgcGTACGTAGCCAattcctaattttttaaaagatcttGCTTTTGCCTTTGTATACACTTTCGCTTCCACGTATCTGTTTTCGTTTCCTCGTAATATAGGTACTGACTTGCTTTACGGTATTAATATGATAAGTtatgaagaaaaaatagaacaaCCATGtcttaagttaaaaaaaaagcgtactggtaattttaaaattataaaaaaataagttacaGCATATAATAGTGTTACTTGTTTTAGTTTACAAACAAAAGGAAGAATGCGGTTGATACACAACCTCTTTTTCAGGGTTGTAACACTTGTAATTAAGATCCAAATTACCAACCAGTAGGTAGTAATTAACTACTAGTTTTAAATAAAGAGCAAATTGCATCTAGTCGGAATAGTAAAGAGAATCACTGCTCAGGCGGTTAATTTCCGTTTTAAGATAGAGCTACGGCCCCGGGTTCGATAcctaatcatttaaaaatagtaaaatatatagtCCCACCCGTGTTCCTTTTCTAGTCCATCACCTCTGCaactctctctctgtttcttttaaGTAGATTACCACTTCCTATTCAATCAAAATACCTCCGGTGGTAGATTAATTCCGCCCTAGTTTTCAAAACAGAGTCTTTTAAAATCTTGATGCCAAATGAATTACAACTTACTAATTAGGGAAGACAAATTTGCTTTACCTTTGTTTGGGATGTCCACTAAAGGCTTACCgtaaacagaaacttctttatttcaattgtttttattttcttggtctTTCTTCCCCTGAAACATTATGATCCGTTGATCGAACCCTAACAAAAGAACAAGAGAAAGCTTGAATTACACCGTCTCCTTCTCATTGTGGTGAGTTCCTCTCTCTCTAATCGCTCATGATTGAAGTTTGGacctttttctaaaaaaatttgtgaattgaatgtaaaattgtatttgaaaacgaaaaagaaaactGTTTCTATACAACATTTGTCTGAGAGTTTGTTGAGTTCTAAACTGATCATATCTTCTATCTCCCAGGGATTTGATGAACATGATGCTACGCTCGAATTACACTGTCTCCTTCTCATTGTGGTGAGTTCCTCTCTCTCTAATCGTTCATGATTGAAGTTTGGaccttttgttaattttttttgtgaattgaATGTAAAATTGTATTTGAAACTCATGTACGTAGTATGTATGCATATTATCTATTGAAAACGGTATACTTCCTTTACTAATAAATCTTGATCTGTTTTATTTTGCTTTCAGGTAACCAACTGTTGAGTCCGGCATGTCTCGGTCAGATATGAGTTCGAGACCGGATCTAGCGAAGTTCAGAAGTCTCTGCCTTGTAATCTGTTTCTTGGCTGTGGTTACCTCGGCACGTGTGAGTCCGAGAAGAAATTTGGATTCTCCGGATCTCAGAATCGCTACTCTGTTTGCTATAGCTGAAGATGTAGGTTTACCGCATGTACATGCAGAGAGTTGGGTAGGAAATGATACTTGTCAACAATGGTACGGGATTTCCTGTACAGATGGTGTCATCACGGCGATAGCCTTTATAAACTCCAATCTGACAGGTATCATATCTCCCAGATTCGCAGAGCTCAGTTCTCTGAGTGAAATTGATCTGGCTCATAACAGACTTACCGGCATCATCCCTCTCGAGCTTCTTACCAAGTTGAAGAAACTGGTCATTCTTGATGTTTCCTATAATGACCTGCATGGTAAAATTCCAAAGGTTAGGAAAGAGGTTGTATTTGCTGAAGGCAACACGCAGATTGAGAAGGATCGGGTTATCTCGAGACAGTCTTTCGTTTGGATTGGTATTGGGATAGGGTTTCTGCTCGCTGGAGTAATAGGAGTTCTATATTACTATCTGGTGATTAGAAAGAAGAGTTCTGCTATGGAGACAGAACCAGAAACGATTGAACTACAAGCTCAGCCATCTAGTGTCGTGGTAGCTGCTGACGACAACATGATTCCCTTTCATATTCTCAGGGAAGCTACTTCTGACTTCAGTGATGGTAACCTCATCGGTAGAGGTGGGTTTTCACTTGTGTACAAGGGCACACTATCTGATGGAACTGACATCGCAGTCAAGAGAATGGGAAAAGATGACCCTTTGATTGGTATCGACACCTTCAAGTGTGAAGTCAGTGTGTTAAGTAAGATCCATCATCGCAATCTAGTGGTTCTACTAGGGTACTCTATCGAAGGAGAAGAGAGACTACTTGTTTATCAGTTGATGCATCAGGGCCCGTTGAGCAAACACCTATATCACCCGAGGGATCATGGATTGGAACCCCTAGACTGGAATAAGCGGCTTAAGATTGCCCTTGATGTTGCTAGAGGGATCGAGTATCTGCACACATTGTCTCGGCAAAACAGAAGTTACATTCACCGAGATTTAAAACCTTCAAATATTCTTCTGGGAGATGACTTGCGAGCCAGGGTATCTGATTTCGGTTTAGTCCGGTCAACAGCTGAAGGCAAAGATTCATTCACTACCGAGAAATCCGCTGGAACAATTGGTTACCTTCCACCTGAATACACAAGTAtagtcttttatttttttctcaagtcaaatatctaaacatattttactattttgtaatatatttgttttactaGACAAATGACATTCATTTATTACAGTGACAGGACGGATTACCAGAAAACTGGATGTCTACAGTTTCGGAGTGGTTTTGATGGAGCTACTAACAGGACAAAAAGCCCTCGACAAAAAACGATCTGAAGATCCCCAGATATCTCTCTGGTTCATGAACCTGGTCAAAGAAGCCTCCTGCGAAATTGTGATCGATAAGACCATTCAAATCACTGAAGACAACCGAGGCAGCATTTCTGAAGTGGCTAAACTGGCCAGTCACTGTTGCGCCAAAACTCCCGAGCAGAGACCCGAGATGAGCTATGCTGTCGCTGTGCTTGCCTCGTTGACCGAACAATGGAAACCCAGTGAAGTTGGAGAGACGAAAGATGAGTTTCTTGAAGAACTTGGAAAGAAGTGGCATGAGCAGCACACGCTGGAGGGAACTAGTGGTACGAGCAGCGCATGGCAGGAGTAGACCAACAAAACACAAGTCTGGAAGTTCAGCAACAGCTTGTAAAGCTGATAAGAAGCTTCAGTTTTACACAAGTAAGCTCTGATTGCAAATGGGTGTTTGTATGTCTTAAAAGTTGTAAAATTATTTACGAAATTGTTTGTTAATGCAGAGGTCAAAGATACACTTACTTCTTTGTCTGTCCCATAGGAGATTGGTAAGGTAAGCACCATTCTTAAATAAACTTTCGTTATTTATCCCAATTGCCGCTAAAGTAGTAATCTCTGTCTGGACGGTTGCGGTACTGCAATCCGAGTAGTGTTTTGTTCTTGGTCTTGCTACAGATTTATGTTTTGTCAGCCACTTGTACAATTAGTGTTTACATTCGAGTCTTTGAGTGTCAAGTTTGAAAGCTTTGAACCTTTTTATTATGGTTATTgttcagaagaagaaaactAAAGGCGAATAATCTTTTCCTGCCCTCTCCGACTTTCTTCCAGAATTTGCAAAAGGCATCAAGAGCTCGTGTATGTCTCCACTTTCATTGTTGCTTAAACTATCTTTGTTGTGATCTGAAAAGGGTTgtattgtgtgtgtgtgtagttTGAAGGAAGGGGAAAAGACTGAACAAGGTTCTAGACCATCCAACTTTTCAAGCCGATCCATTTGGTTCTATATTTCAGCACCTGCAGAATGAACAGCCACCAGTGGTAGAAGAGAAACCAAAGAAAGATATATATGTACATGATGAGTGTGGATCCCGAAAATGCTCCTGATCAGCCTGAGTAAGTTTCTTTTCTCTAAAGTTTCTTGTGTGAGTCAAGAGCTTTGTAAAAGGAGTTTATTATAtaccaataaaatagattttacaCTTTGCATCATAACTTATGGTACTTGAATGTTGTTGTACATTAACAGATACATTGAGATAGGGATAGAATCTGGACTTCCAGTGGCACTCAACGggaagtctctctctctctctctctccagccaCCCTTCTCTCCGAGCTTAACACAAAAGGAGGGAAACACGGCATAGGCCGGATATGGACATGGTCATGCATAAGCCGTCCAAACAAATCCTGTAACAACCCCACGCTTAGactgagaaaaaaattagaagCACTCTCATGTAAAGAAAATCTTGAATCTGAACGTGAGAGAGGACCACATGAATGAAGAGTGTGGTTATAGCTGCTTCATTGCTTACATGTAAAACTGCTGTACACTCCCACCAATTCATAGCCAAACCAATTGACTGTTCTGCATCTCGCCATAAAATGCAGAGTCTGATCTCAAAGCCAAGGATACCTTTGTGCACAGGCTTGCAAGATAACCAAAATATTCTCTCTGCACCCACTTGTGGCAACAGCGTAAGTGACACTACGTCGATGGTCTGAATTGTCTTGTATCTCCAACGATGCCACACTTGATATTCAGGTCTAGTAGACTTGTGTACAAGATAACGGCATGTTCTTGAGTTACGCCAGTCACTGCATCAAATGTCAGGAAACTTGGTGTTGTTTCTTCATGTAGACTCATGTCAATTTTCATATGTGTGGCATGCAGCTGATTTGCTGGAGACGTTTTCACGGCCAagaacaatgaagaacatgaagtTTCCTTCCATTTGATGATCCAAGCCGCTTCTTTCCATTCCCACCAAACTGGTCCTCAAAAAGACTGAATGCGAACTTTTCTGGATGCCTCTGGAACCATATCAATACCATGAAACACAATGTCTGTCTGGTTCAATGCCTTTttctcaaacttgaatccttccCATGTCTCAAATCAGTGGTACGGCTCAATTTGTTTCACTTGGTGAGTATATCTCAAGAACAGTGACATGATTCGATTTGCCACACTTGGTGATGCTATCATCTGCACTATATTTCTCTCTCCTTTGAACATCTTCCCTGAGCGAAGTGGATTCATCTTTGTACAACAGCTCATAGCAGAACCACACCATTACAGAGAATATGATCGCAATTATCAACAATCAATACACACCAGCTCGATAACCTAACTGAGAATCCTTCCGGTTTCGTTCTAGATTGGGAAACAATACCTCCTGAGAATTCAATTCGGTGTCGGAGGAGCTTCTCTCGTTCGCAAGTCACCTAACTGTCACTAACGCGACTTCGAAGATTCCGATGTCCGCCTCTGGTGAAAATCACCGCCACTCTCATGCGAGTTCGTCTTCTGCATCATCGTCAAACCACCGCAGCCACAAGCTTCGCTTCCTCCAATCTCAACGGCAAACCTGTGGTTTCCTCCACAGTCTttacttctttcttcttcttgtccagCTTGGATGCCACATCATCACAAACCTGAGGGACGTGAGATACAAATAATTTCGAGAGATCATGGGTCAAATAACTATATCgaaatttattacattttttgcTCATGAAAGGAACCATTAATTAATCAGTAGTATTCTATGTTTTTTTCGGATACATATATTTATCCactctcaaaaatatattttactactATCTTGGAACATTTTcgatatatacaaaaaatgaaTTGAGATTGCTAAAGAGATTGACATAATAAATAAAcgagtgaaaaaaaaaagtcaacctAGACAAATAGGGCCAAGGCGAGACTAAGGTAAAAaggttgatttataattttctttgcTCTCTAATTTCATTTACACATATCTTGCGCTTGACCCCTATTTTCTGTTTTCTCTTCCTTTTGTCTAAAGTTCCTCTCTACATCCTCATTTTAGTGCAAGGAATGGCAATgcacatatatatgtgtgtgtatatgcTATTTCTTATTCATCaccaaaaatacaatttaaatgTGAGCCAGAATCGTTTTACtcaaaatttaaacattgattTGATTATTGTACAAACAAACGAGGCCCAGAATGAAATATTATGCTCATAAATTGTAAGAACTCATAATATGGGGGAGTAAATCAAAGATTTAAGATTTATGAAGCCCGCAATACAAAATTTCGTTTGTCTTCACTActgaatatataaattaaaaatatttcgcGTAGGAAAAAGACATAACACAGACGAAGACTTGGTCGGTGAGAagacttttcttatttttgtagaTTTATCACGTCACCCTCCCGATTGAAcacaaaattagggtttcattTTTCCCCCTTTTCGATTTGCTTCTTCCCCTTTCATAGCCGCCTCATGATGATTCCTCCCTCCTCTTCTTCCTGAATTTTGCAGattttctctctctttaatttagaataaaaatggGAAAGTTTTGTTGCTTCACTTCCCCTTCCAAGGTAAAGTTGATTGGATCTTCCAGAAACATAAAGAACCTTCCTTTGCTATGATTTTGTCGTGTTGTAAGTAAAAAGGTTTAAGCTTTCTCTgttctgttttttgttttgttcttacAAGGTTGTGGGTCGATCTGGTAAAGGAAGAAGTGACGAAGGGTTGATCAAGTACGGTTTCAGTCTAGTGAAAGGCAAAGCTAACCATCCCATGGAGGATTATCACGTCGCTAACTTCATCAACATCCAAGACCACGAGCTAGGTCTCTTCGCTATCTACGACGGTCACATGGGTGATACTGTCCCTGCCTACTTGCAGAAGCACCTCTTCTCCAACATCCTCAAGGAGGTACAAAAGTGATTACTTAAAAAGAGATTGTGTTTAGTAGTACACTTATGATCatgggatgatgatgatgatgatgatgatgtttcagGGAGAGTTTTGGGTTGATCCACGAAGGTCTATAGCAAAGGCTTACGAGAAGACGGACCAAGCCATTCTTTCGAATAGTTCTGACTTGGGACGCGGCGGGTCTACGGCTGTCACGGCTATATTGATCAATGGGAGGAAGCTGTGGGTAGCTAACGTTGGTGATTCACGAGCGGTTCTTTCGAAAGGAGGTAGGGCAGTGCAGATGAGTACGGATCATGAGCCACGTGCTGAACGGTCGAGTATTGAGGATAGAGGTGGATTTGTATCCAATCTACCAGGTAAAATAGAAGAGAAAGTCATCTGCTTTGAGTAACAATTCTTTGATCAGTAGTGTATGTAATGAGTTGTTgtgattaataataataaataggtGATGTTCCTCGGGTGAATGGTCAGTTAGCGGTGTCTCGTGCCTTTGGAGATAAGGGACTTAAGACACATCTGAGTTCAGAGCCTGACATTAGAGATGTTGTTGTAGATAGCCAGACGGATGTTCTTCTCCTGGCCAGTGATGGCATTTGGAAGGTAGTTTAATTAATCGCatctgtttatgttttttttttataaaaatactaattttgaATTTGTGAAGGTGATGACAAATGAGGAGGCGATGGAGATAGCTAAAAGGGTGAAAGATCCACAGAAGGCGGCCAAGGAGCTAACAGCTGAAGCGTTGAGAAGAGAGAGTAAAGACGACATATCTTGTGTCGTGGTCCGTTTCAGATGACAAACTCTGGATTTGATTCTGACACTGATGATTTTGGTTCCGGTTTGGACCGGTCTAAAGTGCGTTCGTTGTTATGTAAATTGTTTGTTTAAAGAGGAGTTGGTGGGGATGGGGAtttgatttgttgattttaatCATCGtgatataataatattagtaGGCCTTATTTTGAATGTTATTATATATGTGGAAGTACTTTTTTGATTTGTTATAAATATTGGGTTGATTTGTTGTCACGGTGCGGAGGAGAAAATAAAGTAGAGCGTGTGACATTTGCAAGGAGATACAACAACAAAACTGAGTGATAAAATCAGATTATATCAAACATCATAGGAGAGAGTTGGAGATAGGCAATGTTTTAATGTTATAGAACGTCAATGATCGGAAAACATCATCAAGAAAGACCTAAGATAAAAGAGAATTACAGATACAAAACCATTCAACGTAAGAAAAAGGAGATTGCCTCCTTCCTCTGGGAGGTCTGCAGTCTCTGCAGTCCATAAGGCGAGATTGTCACTAAGTTTCTGCATGATACGAGTGATGTCCTTGTATGGTTGCTCGTTTAGGCTGTCAAGCTCAGCGATTGCATCATCCAATGCTTGCTTAGTCAATTGGATTGCACTGTACAAACAAACACATAGTTTCAAACTGTTAAGAAAGTGTGACACAAGCGATTGATTATGTTGtaagttataaaataatttccaAAACCTTTCAGGAGAG
The window above is part of the Brassica napus cultivar Da-Ae chromosome C8, Da-Ae, whole genome shotgun sequence genome. Proteins encoded here:
- the LOC111198265 gene encoding receptor-like kinase TMK2 codes for the protein MSRSDMSSRPDLAKFRSLCLVICFLAVVTSARVSPRRNLDSPDLRIATLFAIAEDVGLPHVHAESWVGNDTCQQWYGISCTDGVITAIAFINSNLTGIISPRFAELSSLSEIDLAHNRLTGIIPLELLTKLKKLVILDVSYNDLHGKIPKVRKEVVFAEGNTQIEKDRVISRQSFVWIGIGIGFLLAGVIGVLYYYLVIRKKSSAMETEPETIELQAQPSSVVVAADDNMIPFHILREATSDFSDGNLIGRGGFSLVYKGTLSDGTDIAVKRMGKDDPLIGIDTFKCEVSVLSKIHHRNLVVLLGYSIEGEERLLVYQLMHQGPLSKHLYHPRDHGLEPLDWNKRLKIALDVARGIEYLHTLSRQNRSYIHRDLKPSNILLGDDLRARVSDFGLVRSTAEGKDSFTTEKSAGTIGYLPPEYTSIVFYFFLKSNI
- the LOC106425907 gene encoding receptor protein kinase TMK1, which produces MELLTGQKALDKKRSEDPQISLWFMNLVKEASCEIVIDKTIQITEDNRGSISEVAKLASHCCAKTPEQRPEMSYAVAVLASLTEQWKPSEVGETKDEFLEELGKKWHEQHTLEGTSGTSSAWQE
- the LOC106425971 gene encoding probable protein phosphatase 2C 9: MGKFCCFTSPSKVVGRSGKGRSDEGLIKYGFSLVKGKANHPMEDYHVANFINIQDHELGLFAIYDGHMGDTVPAYLQKHLFSNILKEGEFWVDPRRSIAKAYEKTDQAILSNSSDLGRGGSTAVTAILINGRKLWVANVGDSRAVLSKGGRAVQMSTDHEPRAERSSIEDRGGFVSNLPGDVPRVNGQLAVSRAFGDKGLKTHLSSEPDIRDVVVDSQTDVLLLASDGIWKVMTNEEAMEIAKRVKDPQKAAKELTAEALRRESKDDISCVVVRFR